CACGACTTCGGTTGAGTAGAGATCCCAGCCGAGGAGTCTGAGGAACGGATGAACGAGTTTGACCTTCGAGTTCTCTTCGTCCATTCGAAGTGATGACTCGATGAGCTGTTGACACCGACCTACGTATTCGATAACCGCATCCCGATCCATCGGTCGATATTGAACGGTGAGTATACATATATCACAGGAAGGATGGACACGATCGATCGATCGCGCCCGAACCGCAGTGATCGATGCTCACCCCCCAAGCACGCCGAAGCCGAACATGGGACCGACGAGCAGATGCAGCCCCACGCCGACGAGGAGCGCGGGGACAGTGGTGTAGATCGAGGCGATGATGGCGGCTTTTTTATCCATCGCGATGAGCGGGAACAACGCGTCGCCGTCTTGGCTGATAGCGTTGGCAGTCAGCGCCGAGAAGGGAATGCTCCCCTCCGAATAGGCAGTCGCGAGAACGATCTGTGGGCCACACCCGGGGATCAATCCCAGAGCGGCTCCGGCGACTGGCGTTCCCAGTCCGGCCGCAGCGGCGACTCCAGCGATGTCGAGCGAGAACAACACGACGCTGTACTCATAAACGAGGTACGCGGCCAACACCCAGACGGTGACGAAAGAGGTTTCCATCGCCGCGTGGGTCAACGCCTCCCGCGCGCTATCGAACGCATCACTCGCCTGCTCCATCCGTCCGTGGCCGATGTACCGCCGACCGACGAAGTAGAGATAGAACGAGAGAACGGTGCCGACGATGCCGACCACCGTGAACACACCTGCAAAGCTGGCGTTTGCTACCAGTGGTATCTCAGGGGCACCGCGCACGAGATACATCACGCCTGCGACCAGCGCACCGATTGCGATCACCCACCAGAGCGCGAGTACACCCTGACTCATCTTCGTCATAAACGGTGATTCACGCGTGGCCGACCCGTGGTCACAGCTCTCATCGGGGTAGTGATGCACCTGACTCCCCACACCCGCGGGAGCGTTCGTCTCCGCCTGCACAACGCCGCCGTTAGCCACTGTTCCCCCATCCGTTACGGTGGGGCTGAGTTGGCTCACAGCCTGATCGATGCGGTCGACGCCGAACCCGAACCGGTCGACAGCGTATCCCGACAAGATCGCCACGGCGAATCCGATACCGTAGGCGTATAGCGCCGCCTCAGGAGCGAGCGCAAGGATGACGAACGCCGAATCACCGGCTGTGGCGATGAGTGTCGCCACCACTGTCCCGAACGTCACGCTGCCACGGATGTACAACGGCATCACGACGATCGCACCGCCACACCCCGGCGTCAATCCGAGCAGCGCGCCGACGATCGGCTGTGCGCGACGGTTCGATTCGAGCCATCCGATCAACTGCCCGTCAGTCTTGTACTGGATGTAGCTGAACAGAAACACCGTAATCGCCACGAACGCGCTCACCTGCACGAACCCATCCCGAACGGAGAGGACGAAGATCTCCCACAACTCACCGAGCATAAAGGTCACCTCGACCAGATAGATTAGTCATGTCTAAACCTATCTTTAGCCTACTATCATAAATAACTACCGTGTGGATTATTATACTCGTTCGATATGGGAATACTTTCTCGATCGTAGCACAGTAATGTTGTGCTGGCTGATGTCGAGTATGTCCAAGGCGTATGTCGTCGGGGCGGGACAGTCGGATTTCGGCTCGTTTCCCGAGGAAAGCTATCGGTCGTTGTTCACGACGGCCTATGAGAACGCGCTCGACAGTGTTCCAAGCGGGGTTTCGCCGGGAGATATCGATGAGGCGTACGTCGGTACGCTCGGCGTCGGTGGGCGCCAGCTCGGGCTGTCCGGCCCAGCGGTCACCGAGCACGTCGGCTTGGATGGCGTCCCGTGTACCCGCGTGGAGAACGCGTGTGCTGCGGGCGGGTACGCCGTTCGTCAGGCCGTGATGGCCGTTCGGTCCGGGATGGCGGACGTCGTGCTCGCTGGGGGCTTCGAGGTGATGACGGACGTGTCCGGTGAGTCAGTACGGTACTGGCTCGGTGTGAGCGGTGAAACCGAGTGGGAACGGCTGTCCGGAACGACGTTCGCCGGCGTGTACGCCCAGATGGCCCGCGCGCACATGGAGACGTACGATACGACAGCCGAACAGCTCTCTCGTGTGGCAGTGAAAAACCACGAGAACGGTGCGAAAAACCCCCACGCACACCTGCAGTTTTCCTGTTCGTTGGAGGACGCCCAGTCGGCACCGACCGTTGCGGAGCCGCTCACATTGTACCACTGTTGTCCGACGACGGACGGTGCCGCGTGTGTGCTCATCGTGAGCGAAGACGTGGTCGAACAGTACACTGACGACCGGATCCGGGTAGCTGGTGTCGGGGCGGCAAGCGACGCGGTCGGACTGTTCCAGCGCGAGACGTACACTGGGATTCCTGCGTCCAGACAGGCAGCCACGCGGGCCTACGAGACGGCCGGAATCGGTCCCGAAGACGTTGATTTCGCGGAGGTCCACGACTGCTTTGCGATCGCGGAGCTGCTGGCGTACGAGGATCTGGGGTTCTGTGACCGCGGGCACGCCGGATCGTTCGTCGAGAGCGGCGCGACAGCACTCGATGGCGAGCTTCCGATCAACACATCAGGCGGGTTGAAGTCGAAAGGCCATCCGATCGGTGCGACTGGTACCGGGCAGGTCGTCGAGGTGTTCAAACAACTGTCCGGGCGGGCGGGTGACCGCCAACTCGAAACGCCTCGATACGGACTCACACACAACGTCGGTGGCAGCGGTGGCGCGGCGGTGGTTCACGTCTTCGAGCGCGAGCGCGAACGTGATTCACGGACGACGGAGGTGGACCAATGAGTGAGATCACACGGATCCGGTCTGTCGGTGTCTACACGCCCGCGCTTCGGATCGAGTCCGAATCGTTCGCGGATGCGTGGGGGCAGTTCGATCCGCCGGGAATCGAATCCAAGGCCGTTCCCGATGCTGATGAGGATGCGCTGACGATGGCGGCCGCAGCGGGACGACGAGCACTGACGGCAGCGGGAATCGACGGGGAAGCGATCGACTGGCTTGGCTTTGCGACCACGACGCCACCGCTGGCTGAGGGGGAGCTCACGCCACGGCTCGCGTCGATGCTCGGCGTCAACGAACGGACACGGACACAGACGTTCCTTGGAAGTACGCGTGCTGGCACCCGAGCGTTGCTCGCTGGAGCCTCGTTCGAAACCGCGCTCGTCGTCGCGGCTGACTGTCCCCACGGTGCGCCCGACGAACAACGTGAACACGCTGCCGGCGCGGGTGCGGCGGCGTTCGTGCTTGATCCGGACGGAGGGGCCATAGTCACCGATCACGGCGAGTACGCTACACCGTACCCCGGCACCCGATTTCGATCGAGGGGCGGCGAGCACGTCGAGGAGATCGATATCGGCAGCTACGAACGCCGAGCGTTCTCCGAGACGATTTCTAAAGCCGCCACGTCGGTACCGACCGAGGGGGCGACAGCGGCAGCGGTTCAAGCGCCCAACGGGAAACGACCGTATCGAGTCACGGCTGCACTCGATATCGAACCCGACACAATCAGTACGTGTGCGACCGTCCACGAACTCGGAGACACCGGTGCAGCGAGCGTTCCACTTTCGCTGGCCCACGCGCTCACTGATGGCGATCACGAGACAGTGCTTGCGGCATCGTTCGGCAGCGGCGCTGGTGCGGACGTGTTTCGCATCGAAGTCGAAGTCGAAGACGCGGTGATGAGCGACTGTGCTTTCACCGGCGAGCGAACGCTCACCTATCCCGCCTATCTCCGGCGACGGGGGTCAGTCACCACGTCAGGGATCGATACGGGCGCGGCGTACGTCTCCGTTCCGTCGTGGGAGCGGTCGCTTCCCCAGCGCCACCGGTTGGTAGCAGGACAGTGTCCCGACTGTGGCGACCTCATGTTCCCACCGGAAGGCGCCTGCTCGGGTTGTGGCGAACTCGTGGCGTACGAGCCGATCGAACTGTGGACGACCGGCACCGTCGAAACCGTAACGAACATCGGACGCGGCGGTGCACCGCCCGAATTCGCCGAACACCAAGCGCGTGCTGGCGCGTTCGGCGTGGCGATCGTCCGATTCGAACACGAGGGGAACACCGTCAGCCTTCCCGGCCAACTCACCGAGGAGGCAGCCGTCGGCGAGACCGTCGTCCCGGTCATCAGACACATCTACACCCAAGAGGGTGTCCCGCGATACGGCGTAAAGTTCACGCCGCTCACTGCCCATCGGTGACGCGGTCCACGATCCGACGGGCGGTTTAACAACAATTATACCTCGGGGTCTACTCACGACGGGTATGAGCGCAGAACAGCGAGCACAGCGCAAATGCACCTCGTGTGGCATCAACATCGCCGGGTTGAGCGCGGCGTCGTTCGACTGCCCGGAGTGTGGCCACCAGCTCCACCGGTGTGAGCGTTGCCGGAAGCAGAGCAACCTCTATGAGTGTCCAGACTGCGGATTCACGGGTCCATAACGAGATAACTATGGGAAAAGTTGCAGCCAACATCAAGGTCATGCCGGAAAGCCCGGATATCGATCTCGACGAGCTTCAAGAGCGACTCGAGAACTCGCTCCCCGAAGGAGCCAAGATCAACGGGTTCGAACGCGATGATGTCGCGTTCGGTCTCGTCGCACTCGTTCCGACCGTCATCGTTCCTGACGATTCGGGCGGAACTGAAACAGTGGAAGATGCGTTTTCCGACATTGATGGCGTCGAAAGCGTCTCCGTCGAAAACGTCGGTCGTATCTGAATCGTTCTCGACATCTTCCACTGGGACGACAGCGGTGGGAGACTGGTCTGGTCGCATCGCGAACGAATCATAACGCTTCGGGTGCAGATTCTACACGATGGTGGACGTCATACTCCTCGCTATCGGTCTCGTAATGGCAGTTTTCGTCGGGATCAACATCGGAGGATCAAATACGGGAGCTGCGTTCGGTCCAGCTGTCGGTAGTAACGTACTCTCGAAGCTGGCTGCTGGCGGATTGATGGCGCTGTTTGCGCTGCTCGGGGGGTGGGTTCTCGGTCCAAACGTCGTTGAGACACTCGGTGGTGACGTCGTTCCTGCTCGGCTGTTTTCGATCGAAGTCAGCATTGCGATCCTCTTTTTCATCGGATTCGCACTACTCATTTCGAACTGGTTTGGGGTGCCTGCTTCCACGTCGATGACGGCAGTCGGCGCTATCGCAGGGCTTGGATTAGCCACTGGACAACTCGACTGGGCAGTGATGGGACGGATCGTCGTCTGGTGGTTGGTCGCGCCCATTCTGGCGTTTTGGGTCAGTGGCGTCGTCGGACGCTACTTCTACCCGATACTGGTTGCGAAGTTCGAAATCGCTCGGACCCAAGGACCGCTGTTTCAGTTGAATCGATCGGGAACGGTCCCCAGGATCGCGTTCGGTCCCGGCACCACCCGACGGGAGGTGC
The sequence above is drawn from the Halocatena salina genome and encodes:
- a CDS encoding elongation factor 1-beta; its protein translation is MGKVAANIKVMPESPDIDLDELQERLENSLPEGAKINGFERDDVAFGLVALVPTVIVPDDSGGTETVEDAFSDIDGVESVSVENVGRI
- a CDS encoding zinc ribbon domain-containing protein — translated: MSEITRIRSVGVYTPALRIESESFADAWGQFDPPGIESKAVPDADEDALTMAAAAGRRALTAAGIDGEAIDWLGFATTTPPLAEGELTPRLASMLGVNERTRTQTFLGSTRAGTRALLAGASFETALVVAADCPHGAPDEQREHAAGAGAAAFVLDPDGGAIVTDHGEYATPYPGTRFRSRGGEHVEEIDIGSYERRAFSETISKAATSVPTEGATAAAVQAPNGKRPYRVTAALDIEPDTISTCATVHELGDTGAASVPLSLAHALTDGDHETVLAASFGSGAGADVFRIEVEVEDAVMSDCAFTGERTLTYPAYLRRRGSVTTSGIDTGAAYVSVPSWERSLPQRHRLVAGQCPDCGDLMFPPEGACSGCGELVAYEPIELWTTGTVETVTNIGRGGAPPEFAEHQARAGAFGVAIVRFEHEGNTVSLPGQLTEEAAVGETVVPVIRHIYTQEGVPRYGVKFTPLTAHR
- a CDS encoding HVO_2753 family zinc finger protein; translated protein: MSAEQRAQRKCTSCGINIAGLSAASFDCPECGHQLHRCERCRKQSNLYECPDCGFTGP
- a CDS encoding thiolase domain-containing protein yields the protein MSKAYVVGAGQSDFGSFPEESYRSLFTTAYENALDSVPSGVSPGDIDEAYVGTLGVGGRQLGLSGPAVTEHVGLDGVPCTRVENACAAGGYAVRQAVMAVRSGMADVVLAGGFEVMTDVSGESVRYWLGVSGETEWERLSGTTFAGVYAQMARAHMETYDTTAEQLSRVAVKNHENGAKNPHAHLQFSCSLEDAQSAPTVAEPLTLYHCCPTTDGAACVLIVSEDVVEQYTDDRIRVAGVGAASDAVGLFQRETYTGIPASRQAATRAYETAGIGPEDVDFAEVHDCFAIAELLAYEDLGFCDRGHAGSFVESGATALDGELPINTSGGLKSKGHPIGATGTGQVVEVFKQLSGRAGDRQLETPRYGLTHNVGGSGGAAVVHVFERERERDSRTTEVDQ
- a CDS encoding putative manganese transporter, with the translated sequence MLGELWEIFVLSVRDGFVQVSAFVAITVFLFSYIQYKTDGQLIGWLESNRRAQPIVGALLGLTPGCGGAIVVMPLYIRGSVTFGTVVATLIATAGDSAFVILALAPEAALYAYGIGFAVAILSGYAVDRFGFGVDRIDQAVSQLSPTVTDGGTVANGGVVQAETNAPAGVGSQVHHYPDESCDHGSATRESPFMTKMSQGVLALWWVIAIGALVAGVMYLVRGAPEIPLVANASFAGVFTVVGIVGTVLSFYLYFVGRRYIGHGRMEQASDAFDSAREALTHAAMETSFVTVWVLAAYLVYEYSVVLFSLDIAGVAAAAGLGTPVAGAALGLIPGCGPQIVLATAYSEGSIPFSALTANAISQDGDALFPLIAMDKKAAIIASIYTTVPALLVGVGLHLLVGPMFGFGVLGG